The window CTGGCCGGTCATGGCATCGGCCACGAGCAACGTCTCGATCGGTTGCACGCGGGCCTTGATGTTCTTGATCTCGCCCATCATCATCTCATCGATGTTGAGGCGGCCGGCCGTATCGAGGATAACCGTCGTCGCGCCACTGGCGGCGGCTTGCTTGATGCCGTTGGCGCAGACCGTGACGGGGTTGGCGTTGGTGCCTTCGCTATAGACTGGGATATCGAGCTGCTTGCCCAGCGTCTCCAGTTGGTTGATGGCCGCCGGGCGATAGATGTCGGCGGCGACCAGGAACGGCCGCCGGCCCTGCTTGCGCAAATGGAGCGCCAGCTTGCCGGCCATCGTCGTCTTGCCCGCGCCCTGCAAGCCCACCAGCATGATCACCGCCGGCGATTGCGCCCCCAGATTGAGGCGGCCCGGCTCGCCCAGCGTCCGCACCAGTTCATCGTGGACGATCTTGACCACCTGTTGGCCGGGCGTCAGGCTGCGCATCACTTCCTGGCCGACGGCGCGCTCGCGCACGCGGGCCACGAACTCCTTGACAACCTTAAAGTTCACGTCGGCTTCCAGCAGAGCCAGACGCACCTCGCGCATCGCCACATCGACGTCGGCTTCAGTCAATTTGCCGCGCTTTTGTAGATTGTCGAAAACAGATTGCAGGCGTGAGCCTAGTGTTTCAAACACAAATTCACCATCAGGCAAGGATCGGATTGCAAGGTGTTGGATTCTAACGCAGCCGCCGGTGGTCGTCAAGCCGCGGGCACGCGCCAAGACCCACCCGCCGGAGGCGGATGGGTCTCTCAACCAACGTATTTTACACGGGAATGCCCGAAAAGGCTAGGCCAGGACTGGCGCAAGGGCTTCGGCCGCCTGACGCAGGGCCTCGGCGCGGTCGGTGTTTTCCCAAGGCGCTTCGATGTCGTCGCGGCCGAAATGGCCGTAGGCGGCGGTGGGGCGATAGATGGGCCGGCGCAGGTTCAGATCACGAATGATCGCGCCTGGCCGCAAATCGAAATGCTCGTTGATCAATTCCACCAATTGCTCGCTGGTGAACGGGCTGGTGCCGAAGGTCTCGACGTTGACGCTCAACGGGTGGGCCACGCCGATGGCATAGGCCACCTGCACCTCGCAGCGGTCGGCCAGCCCGGCGGCCACCAGATTCTTGGCGACCCAACGGGCGGCATAGGCGGCGCTACGGTCGACCTTCGTCGGATCCTTGCCGCTGAACGCGCCGCCGCCATGACGCCCCATGCCGCCATAGGTATCGACGATAATTTTGCGGCCGGTCAGGCCCGCGTCGCCCATCGGCCCGCCGACCACGAAGCGGCCGGTGGGGTTGATGTAAACCACCAGATCATCCGGCCCGATTTCGCTTTGCTTGACCGGGTTGGTGATGACGCGCCGCTTCTCGCCGACCAGTTCCACCGGCAATACCGGCTTGATGACGTGCTCATAGATGTCGCGCTTGATCGTGTCGGAATCGACATCGGGCGCATGTTGCGTGCTGACCAGGACGGTGCTGACACGGCGGGGCTTGCCATAGGCGTATTCAATGGTCACCTGGGCTTTGCCGTCGGGCCGCACCCAGGGCAGTGTGCCGTTTCGGCGCACTTCGGCCAGGCGGCGGGTCAGGCGGTGGGCCAAATAAATGGGCATGGGCATCAACACGTCGGTTTCGTTGCAGGCAAAGCCGAACATCATGCCCTGATCGCCGGCGCCGATGGCATCGACCTCGGCGTCGCTATCGCCGTTCTTGCGCACTTCCAGCGCGTGATCCACGCCCTGGGCGATGTCGGGACTTTGCGCGGCAATGGCCGCCTGGACGCCGCAGGTGTGGCCGTCGAAGCCCTTGCTGCTGTCGTCGAAACCGATATCGACGACGACCTGGCGCACCAGCTTGTCGAAATCGACGAAACTGGACGTCGTGATTTCGCCCAAGAGCAGGACGAAGCCGGTCTTGATCGCCGTCTCGCAGGCCACGCGGGCCATGGGGTCCTTGGCCAACAGGGCATCGAGCACGGCATCACTGATTTGGTCGCACATCTTATCCGGATGTCCTTCGGTCACGGACTCCGAAGTGAACAGGATGCTGGGCGACTCCATAAAGGTTGTAGACATTGGTTTGGTTACCTCCACAAGTTTATTGCGAACGGCCGCGAGTTATAACAAAAAACGCCTCCCGAGCAGGTCAAGAGGCGTAGGGTGTCTGATTCACTTTTACCTCTTATCTTCCAGCTTTCGCTGCCGGAGTTAGCACCTTTCCATTGTGGTTGGTTGCTGCAGTGTCAACGGGCCGGGTCCCTCGACTGCTCTAGATAAGCGCGATTGCTCTAAATCGAAACGTTCTTAGCCCCGAACTATAGTCGCTCGGGGCGATTTGTCAAGAGTATAGGCGGTGTGGCTTACGATGAGGATTAAGGCGGGCTGCCTGAAACCCTAATTGCCACGCGGCAAAGATCGCCGAATTGGGGTCTTGAGATCGATGTTTCGCCATGTTACACTGTGACGCGGGCATAATCGTATGTCCTTTTTCGCCTTTCCTCTCGTCGCTTGATCTATGTCTCCGAGGTCCGCCTCTGGAGCACAAGGATGGGTACATGCATGGATAGTTCCCTGGCCGCCGCCGTTCGCCCGCGCCATCGCGCCTTGCGAGCATTTTTCGAATACAAGGGTCGTGAAGTGAGGCTGGTTTCCGTACAGGCACTGGAGATGCTGGCCCCGCCGCCCCAGGCCATTTTCCCCCGCTCCGACGAGCGCGGCACATGGTTCGAGTTGCGCGATCGGGAGGGGAAAACAATTTACCGTCGCGTCATCGACAACCCGATCCGCGAGGATATCGAGGTGATCACCGATGATCCCAACCACCCGCTGAGCCGCACCCTCACCGAGCCCGAGGGCATTTTTTACGTCATCGTGCCCGACATTCCCCAGGCGCGCGAACTGGTGATCGTCGCCGAACCGGCCCGACGGCCGCGGGACACGGGCGAACTCGAAGGCGCAGCCGAGTCGAATACCTACCGTTTCGACCTTGATGCCGGCAGCAAGGAGGGCGACAACTGACATGGGTACCTCGGACGGAAAAGTCATCGGCGCGGTGAAGATCGTCGACAATGGCGATCCCGCGGAACGGTTTAACCTCGTGCTGGTCGCCGAGGGGTATCGCCAGTCCGAACTCAGTACATTCGCCAGCGATGCCAATCACTTTGTCTCCGGCCTGTTTAACACGGCGCCATTCGACGATCATCGGTGCGCCATCAACGTCTGGCGGCTCGACGTCGCCTCCGACGAGAGCGGCGCCGACGACCCGGCCGGCGGCACCTGCAACGGCACGGGGGCCATGCCCCGAACTTA is drawn from Candidatus Promineifilum breve and contains these coding sequences:
- the ffh gene encoding signal recognition particle protein, translating into MFETLGSRLQSVFDNLQKRGKLTEADVDVAMREVRLALLEADVNFKVVKEFVARVRERAVGQEVMRSLTPGQQVVKIVHDELVRTLGEPGRLNLGAQSPAVIMLVGLQGAGKTTMAGKLALHLRKQGRRPFLVAADIYRPAAINQLETLGKQLDIPVYSEGTNANPVTVCANGIKQAAASGATTVILDTAGRLNIDEMMMGEIKNIKARVQPIETLLVADAMTGQEAVRVATDFHQAVTLTGLIMTKIDGDARGGAAISMREVTGVPIKFLGTGEKLNAIEVFHPDRLANRILGMGDVMTLIEQAQSEMDMEEAQRAGQKLVSGDFDLDDFLKQLQQVKKMGPIGKLLEMVPGMNKMTADVDLSSAEKDLKRIEAMIQSMTTDERRNPKMIKASRKRRIAVGSGTSVQEINVLLKQHREMQEMMKQFQKGGRGRNALSSLLGGRM
- a CDS encoding methionine adenosyltransferase; the encoded protein is MSTTFMESPSILFTSESVTEGHPDKMCDQISDAVLDALLAKDPMARVACETAIKTGFVLLLGEITTSSFVDFDKLVRQVVVDIGFDDSSKGFDGHTCGVQAAIAAQSPDIAQGVDHALEVRKNGDSDAEVDAIGAGDQGMMFGFACNETDVLMPMPIYLAHRLTRRLAEVRRNGTLPWVRPDGKAQVTIEYAYGKPRRVSTVLVSTQHAPDVDSDTIKRDIYEHVIKPVLPVELVGEKRRVITNPVKQSEIGPDDLVVYINPTGRFVVGGPMGDAGLTGRKIIVDTYGGMGRHGGGAFSGKDPTKVDRSAAYAARWVAKNLVAAGLADRCEVQVAYAIGVAHPLSVNVETFGTSPFTSEQLVELINEHFDLRPGAIIRDLNLRRPIYRPTAAYGHFGRDDIEAPWENTDRAEALRQAAEALAPVLA